The Denitrificimonas caeni genome has a segment encoding these proteins:
- the nadB gene encoding L-aspartate oxidase, which produces MSQSYSYDVLIIGSGAAGLTTALTLPSHLKIAVLSKGDLASGSTFWAQGGVAGVLDDSDTVESHVQDTLIAGAGLCNEGAVRFTVENSRSAIDWLIAQGVPFTRNDDHSAAEAHFDYHLTREGGHSHRRIIHAADATGAAIFTTLLAQARQRSNIQLLEQQVAVDLITSHKLGRDGKACLGAYVLNTQSNEVDTYAARFTVLATGGAAKVYLYTSNPDSACGDGIAMAWRAGCSVGNLEFNQFHPTCLYHPQAKNFLITEALRGEGALLKLPNGERFMQRFDRRAELAPRDIVARAIDHEMKRLGAECVYLDISHKPAQFIKEHFPTVYERCLTFGIDITQEAIPVVPAAHYTCGGVAVDQHGHTDISNLYAIGETSFTGLHGANRMASNSLLECFVYARSAAADIAQQDAQVSAPEPLPHWDASLVTDSDEDVIIAHNWDELRRFMWDYVGIVRTNKRLLRAQHRVHLLLDEIDEFYSNYRVSRDLIELRNLALVAQLMIRSAMLRKESRGLHYTLDYPDLSAQAKDTILQPANVDD; this is translated from the coding sequence ATGAGCCAATCTTACTCCTATGACGTTCTCATTATCGGCAGCGGCGCAGCAGGTTTAACCACCGCCCTAACTCTGCCATCACACCTAAAAATTGCGGTGCTGAGCAAAGGCGATCTGGCGAGCGGCTCGACTTTCTGGGCTCAGGGCGGCGTTGCTGGTGTGCTTGATGATAGTGATACGGTTGAATCCCACGTACAAGACACCTTGATAGCCGGCGCCGGTTTATGCAATGAAGGTGCGGTGCGTTTCACCGTAGAAAACAGTCGCAGCGCCATTGACTGGCTTATCGCACAAGGCGTGCCTTTTACCCGCAATGACGATCACAGCGCTGCTGAAGCGCATTTTGATTATCACCTCACCCGCGAAGGTGGCCACAGTCATCGCCGCATTATTCATGCTGCGGATGCCACTGGCGCTGCTATTTTTACTACTTTATTAGCTCAGGCACGGCAACGCAGCAATATCCAACTGCTTGAACAACAAGTGGCCGTTGATTTAATCACCAGCCACAAGCTTGGACGTGACGGCAAGGCTTGCCTTGGTGCCTATGTATTAAATACCCAGAGCAACGAGGTAGACACCTATGCAGCGCGCTTTACCGTACTGGCCACCGGTGGCGCGGCTAAAGTGTACTTATATACCAGCAACCCCGACAGTGCCTGCGGTGACGGCATTGCCATGGCTTGGCGCGCAGGTTGCAGTGTCGGCAACTTAGAATTTAACCAATTCCACCCCACCTGTTTATACCACCCGCAAGCGAAAAACTTTCTTATTACCGAAGCGTTACGCGGCGAAGGCGCCTTGCTAAAACTGCCCAATGGCGAACGTTTTATGCAGCGCTTTGATCGCAGAGCCGAACTGGCCCCCAGAGATATTGTCGCACGCGCCATTGACCATGAAATGAAGCGTCTCGGTGCGGAATGTGTGTACTTAGATATCAGCCATAAACCCGCTCAATTCATCAAAGAACACTTCCCCACTGTTTATGAGCGCTGCTTAACTTTCGGCATTGATATCACTCAAGAAGCCATCCCTGTTGTCCCCGCCGCACACTACACCTGTGGCGGCGTGGCGGTAGATCAACATGGGCACACTGATATCAGCAACCTCTACGCCATTGGCGAAACCAGCTTTACCGGTCTGCATGGCGCCAACCGTATGGCCAGCAATTCGTTATTGGAATGCTTTGTTTATGCGCGCTCTGCTGCGGCTGATATTGCCCAGCAAGATGCCCAAGTCAGCGCCCCCGAGCCTTTACCGCACTGGGATGCCAGCCTAGTCACTGACTCCGACGAAGATGTGATTATCGCCCACAACTGGGATGAGTTAAGACGCTTTATGTGGGACTACGTTGGCATAGTACGCACCAATAAACGCTTGCTGCGGGCTCAGCACCGCGTGCATTTACTGTTAGATGAAATTGATGAGTTTTATAGTAACTATAGGGTCAGCCGCGATTTAATTGAGCTGCGTAATCTTGCCTTGGTCGCGCAACTGATGATTCGTTCAGCGATGCTGCGCAAAGAAAGTCGCGGTCTACATTACACCCTCGACTACCCAGACTTGAGCGCGCAAGCCAAAGATACTATTTTACAGCCTGCCAACGTTGACGACTGA
- a CDS encoding protein YgfX → MLSLNRLESRWFWQPSLRLSYIVIALHSLAAVAVWLAAVPGLLKLLLLSLLCGQVGWQLYCLCFRQQPARRQGVRHTAQGWQVWQPQHGWRAVQLRADSMALPSLVLLRYRYAHQWFYRSALIAADSLEQQSHRRLRVRLKFSRQRWQAVK, encoded by the coding sequence ATGCTAAGCCTAAATAGGCTTGAGAGTCGTTGGTTTTGGCAGCCTTCTTTAAGGCTGTCATACATTGTTATTGCGTTGCATAGCTTGGCTGCTGTGGCAGTGTGGTTGGCGGCTGTGCCAGGATTATTAAAACTGCTCTTACTTAGCTTGCTTTGTGGGCAAGTGGGTTGGCAGCTTTACTGCTTGTGCTTTCGACAGCAACCTGCACGCCGCCAAGGTGTGCGTCATACTGCGCAGGGCTGGCAAGTTTGGCAGCCGCAACATGGCTGGCGCGCAGTACAGTTGCGGGCAGACAGTATGGCGCTACCAAGCCTAGTGCTGCTGCGTTATAGGTATGCCCATCAGTGGTTTTACCGCAGCGCGCTGATTGCTGCAGACAGCTTAGAGCAGCAAAGTCATCGGCGCTTACGGGTGCGGTTGAAGTTCAGTCGTCAACGTTGGCAGGCTGTAAAATAG
- a CDS encoding succinate dehydrogenase assembly factor 2, with amino-acid sequence MSVEIEVKRLYWHSRRGMWELDQLLVPFVEEQYLKLDAADRERYRLLLDCEDQDIFGWCMRRAEPDNADLKRIVELVLDHAKPK; translated from the coding sequence ATGTCTGTGGAAATTGAAGTGAAGCGTCTCTATTGGCACAGTCGTAGAGGTATGTGGGAGCTGGATCAGTTGTTAGTGCCTTTTGTTGAAGAGCAGTATTTGAAGCTCGATGCCGCTGATCGTGAGCGCTATCGCTTGCTGCTGGATTGCGAAGATCAAGATATTTTCGGTTGGTGCATGCGCCGTGCTGAGCCGGATAATGCTGATTTAAAACGCATTGTTGAGCTGGTTTTGGATCATGCTAAGCCTAAATAG
- a CDS encoding YgfZ/GcvT domain-containing protein: MTDCASFTPLTHEGVLAVRGADAKKFLQGQVTCNLAYVSDERSSLGARCTPKGRMLSSFRVLLENDGYLLAMDHEILAAQLEEMQKYAIFSKSKLSDDSALWARFGLYQGDAALSALGIDLPSEINSTVHHNQMIAVRVSAELTELWVHADEGPCTRKRLLNLLPEAPLNAWLLGEIRSGIGHVTPANREQFIPQMLNLPALDAVSFKKGCYTGQEIVARMQYLGKLKRHMYRFQLTSTEVPAIGTPLMSPVHSSAVGEVVSAARSDYGVELLATALDDAVSDGRIYLESDEKTLLEQLELPYSLDTQREILR; encoded by the coding sequence ATGACCGATTGTGCAAGTTTTACCCCTTTAACTCACGAAGGCGTTTTAGCCGTACGCGGCGCAGACGCTAAAAAATTTTTACAAGGACAAGTTACCTGCAACCTTGCCTACGTTAGCGATGAGCGCAGTAGCCTAGGCGCGCGCTGCACCCCCAAAGGGCGCATGTTATCAAGTTTTCGGGTGCTTTTAGAAAATGACGGCTATTTATTAGCCATGGACCACGAAATCCTAGCCGCGCAATTGGAGGAAATGCAAAAGTACGCTATTTTCTCTAAATCAAAGCTTAGCGATGATAGCGCGCTCTGGGCCCGTTTTGGGCTATACCAAGGTGATGCAGCATTGAGCGCTTTGGGCATTGACTTGCCCAGCGAAATCAACAGTACCGTGCATCACAACCAAATGATCGCCGTGCGCGTCTCTGCTGAATTGACTGAGCTTTGGGTACACGCCGATGAAGGCCCTTGCACCCGTAAACGCTTACTCAATTTGCTCCCAGAAGCACCACTCAATGCGTGGTTACTGGGTGAAATACGCAGCGGTATCGGCCATGTGACCCCAGCTAACCGCGAACAGTTTATTCCGCAAATGCTCAACCTTCCGGCTTTAGATGCAGTCAGTTTCAAAAAAGGCTGCTACACCGGCCAAGAAATCGTTGCGCGCATGCAGTACCTGGGCAAACTCAAGCGCCACATGTACCGTTTTCAACTGACTAGCACTGAAGTTCCTGCCATTGGCACTCCACTCATGTCACCAGTGCACTCCAGTGCGGTTGGTGAAGTAGTGAGCGCTGCCCGCAGTGATTATGGTGTTGAGTTACTGGCAACCGCTTTAGATGACGCAGTCAGTGATGGCCGCATTTATTTAGAAAGTGATGAAAAAACACTTCTAGAGCAACTGGAGTTGCCGTATTCGCTGGACACTCAACGCGAAATTTTACGCTAA
- a CDS encoding HDOD domain-containing protein: MSTLAETVQNELLEAIENDDLVLPTLPEVALRVREAAEDPNVGIAELSKVIGNDAALTARLIKVVNSPLLRTSKEITDLNMAVSRLGINYTSNLATGLAMEQMFQATTDVIDRKMRDVWNKSTEVAGICHVLCRHFTRLMPDQATLAGLVHQIGVLPILTYAEESNALLKDSISLNHIIDRIHPIIGERILRAWDFPEQIAIVPSNYLDFNRQSSAVDYVDIVQVATLQSYADSEHPLGQVDWSHVHAFAQLGLDVQSRISDDEDLSASMEAATLMLQG; the protein is encoded by the coding sequence ATGAGCACACTGGCAGAAACAGTTCAAAACGAGCTGCTTGAAGCAATTGAAAATGACGATTTGGTCCTCCCGACTCTTCCCGAAGTCGCATTGCGCGTACGCGAAGCCGCTGAGGACCCCAATGTGGGCATCGCTGAACTGAGCAAGGTGATCGGCAATGATGCTGCTTTAACTGCGCGCTTAATCAAAGTGGTAAACAGTCCGCTATTGCGCACCAGCAAGGAAATCACTGATTTAAATATGGCCGTCAGCCGCTTAGGTATTAACTACACCTCGAACTTGGCTACAGGCTTGGCGATGGAGCAAATGTTCCAAGCCACCACTGATGTGATTGATCGTAAAATGCGTGATGTATGGAACAAAAGCACCGAGGTTGCGGGCATTTGTCACGTCCTCTGTCGCCACTTCACTCGCCTAATGCCTGACCAAGCCACCCTCGCGGGCTTGGTTCATCAAATTGGCGTGTTACCGATCCTAACTTACGCTGAGGAGAGCAATGCGCTCCTCAAAGACTCAATCAGCCTCAATCACATTATTGATCGCATTCACCCTATTATTGGTGAGCGGATTTTACGCGCGTGGGACTTTCCCGAGCAAATCGCCATTGTGCCGAGTAATTATCTGGACTTTAATCGCCAATCGAGTGCAGTGGATTACGTTGATATTGTGCAAGTGGCAACCCTGCAAAGCTATGCGGACAGCGAGCACCCATTGGGCCAAGTTGATTGGAGCCATGTGCATGCTTTTGCTCAGCTCGGCCTCGATGTACAAAGTCGCATCAGTGATGATGAAGACCTCTCAGCCTCCATGGAAGCAGCAACACTGATGCTGCAAGGCTAA
- the ubiU gene encoding ubiquinone anaerobic biosynthesis protein UbiU — MQLVCPAGSLPALKAAVRQGADAVYVGFRDDTNARHFAGLNFNDKQLESGIAYAQQHNKHVYIAVNTYAQSESWQRWQRAVDQAADLGVNALIAADPGVLAYASKQHPQLNLHLSVQGSATNAAALAFYQDRYNIQRAVLPRVLSLAQVKQVASQSPVPIEVFAFGSLCIMAEGRCHLSSYLTGESPNLCGVCSPAKDVRWSNEEGELTSRLNNVLIDRYSEGESAGYPTLCKGRFMVNGQRFHALEEPTSLDTMDLIPELAKIGVSAVKIEGRQRSPAYVEQVTQVWRAALDSHRRAPERYQVEPIWRQTLAGLSEGSQTTLGAYHRAWQ, encoded by the coding sequence ATGCAATTGGTTTGTCCTGCAGGCAGTCTGCCTGCCCTTAAAGCTGCGGTGCGCCAAGGCGCCGATGCAGTCTATGTTGGCTTTCGCGATGACACCAACGCCCGCCATTTTGCTGGATTAAACTTCAACGATAAACAGCTAGAAAGCGGTATTGCTTACGCCCAACAACACAACAAACATGTTTATATCGCGGTTAATACCTACGCTCAGTCGGAGAGCTGGCAGCGCTGGCAACGCGCTGTAGATCAAGCCGCAGATTTAGGTGTTAACGCTTTAATTGCCGCCGACCCTGGTGTTTTAGCTTACGCCAGCAAACAGCACCCACAGCTCAATCTGCATTTATCTGTCCAAGGCTCAGCCACCAATGCTGCCGCTTTAGCTTTTTATCAAGACCGCTACAACATTCAGCGTGCGGTATTACCGCGGGTGCTGTCGCTGGCTCAAGTCAAGCAAGTGGCCAGCCAAAGCCCTGTTCCCATTGAGGTCTTTGCCTTTGGCAGCCTTTGCATTATGGCTGAAGGACGTTGCCATCTATCTTCCTATCTAACCGGTGAATCGCCAAACCTGTGCGGCGTTTGCTCACCGGCCAAAGACGTGCGCTGGAGTAACGAAGAAGGCGAACTCACTTCGCGCCTCAACAATGTGCTGATTGACCGCTACAGCGAAGGTGAATCTGCTGGCTACCCCACCCTGTGTAAAGGACGCTTTATGGTCAATGGCCAACGCTTTCATGCCCTTGAAGAACCCACCAGCCTCGACACCATGGATCTCATTCCGGAGCTAGCCAAAATTGGCGTTAGCGCCGTCAAGATTGAAGGCCGTCAGCGTAGCCCTGCCTACGTTGAGCAAGTTACTCAAGTGTGGCGCGCTGCTCTAGACAGTCACCGCCGAGCTCCTGAGCGCTACCAAGTTGAGCCAATTTGGCGACAAACATTAGCTGGGCTGTCAGAAGGCAGCCAAACCACTCTCGGCGCCTACCACCGCGCATGGCAATAG
- a CDS encoding U32 family peptidase, whose product MKLALGPVLFFWQRDTLMQFYAEMAEQPLDIIYLGETVCSKRRSFSLDDWLGLGREMQQQTQAQIVLSGLTLVEAASELSSLKRLCANGEFLVEANDMSAVHYLSENKLPFVGGPALNIYSGHTLAEFIEAGMLRWSPPVESSAQIIFSALTQLDQLKILRPEVEVFAYGHLPLAYSARCFTARSENRPKDDCELCCIKYAEGIPLLSQEGQALFTINGIQTMSAEVNNLLADFPSLQAAGVDIARLSPRAQGMTDVIAAWDKVRRGEHAPLAVQGCNGYWHGRPGMVSVEEVGLC is encoded by the coding sequence ATGAAGCTTGCTTTAGGTCCTGTGCTGTTTTTTTGGCAGCGGGATACGCTTATGCAGTTTTATGCGGAGATGGCTGAGCAGCCGCTGGATATTATTTACTTAGGTGAAACCGTCTGCTCTAAACGCCGCTCATTTTCGTTAGATGACTGGCTTGGCTTAGGCCGAGAAATGCAGCAACAAACCCAGGCGCAAATTGTGCTTTCAGGTCTCACTTTAGTGGAGGCCGCCTCAGAGCTATCCAGCTTGAAACGCCTTTGTGCTAACGGCGAATTTTTAGTGGAAGCGAACGACATGTCCGCCGTACATTACTTAAGCGAAAATAAACTACCGTTTGTCGGCGGCCCAGCCTTAAATATTTATAGCGGCCATACTCTGGCTGAGTTTATCGAAGCCGGGATGTTGCGCTGGTCGCCGCCGGTGGAAAGTTCTGCACAGATTATTTTTTCTGCCTTGACGCAACTGGATCAGCTGAAAATCCTGCGCCCAGAGGTTGAAGTGTTTGCTTACGGTCATTTACCGCTAGCCTACTCTGCTCGCTGCTTTACCGCCCGCTCAGAAAACCGCCCTAAAGATGATTGCGAACTGTGCTGTATTAAGTATGCAGAAGGCATTCCACTATTAAGCCAAGAAGGCCAAGCACTGTTTACCATTAACGGCATTCAAACCATGTCGGCAGAAGTCAATAATTTATTGGCAGACTTCCCCTCCCTGCAAGCCGCGGGTGTCGATATCGCCCGTTTAAGCCCCCGCGCCCAAGGTATGACTGATGTTATTGCCGCTTGGGACAAAGTGCGCCGCGGCGAACACGCCCCCTTAGCTGTACAAGGCTGTAATGGTTACTGGCATGGCCGTCCCGGCATGGTCAGCGTTGAGGAGGTTGGACTATGTTAG
- the ubiT gene encoding ubiquinone anaerobic biosynthesis accessory factor UbiT — MLGRAAPFLLSVGDKVLPFASHVPFFFQRLTLQRSLNQVFAEAMQDGLFDILEQRWMRLEVKDLNLSWCLSKAPNSNRLLIQEHAPVEVTISGNWREFLLLASRQEDPDTLFFRRRLQIDGDTELGLAVKNMIDSLDSDDLPSWLWRTIESLGKEATPASS, encoded by the coding sequence ATGTTAGGTCGCGCAGCACCTTTTTTACTTTCAGTGGGTGACAAGGTTTTACCCTTTGCCAGCCATGTGCCTTTTTTCTTCCAACGCCTAACACTGCAGCGCAGTTTAAATCAGGTGTTTGCTGAGGCTATGCAAGATGGCTTATTTGACATACTGGAGCAGCGCTGGATGCGCCTAGAGGTCAAGGACTTGAATTTATCCTGGTGCTTAAGCAAGGCACCCAACAGCAATCGGCTGTTGATTCAAGAGCACGCACCGGTTGAGGTGACCATTAGCGGTAACTGGCGTGAGTTCTTACTGTTAGCCAGTCGTCAAGAAGACCCAGATACCTTGTTTTTTCGGCGGCGTTTACAAATTGATGGTGATACCGAGCTCGGCTTAGCGGTAAAAAACATGATCGACAGCCTCGACTCCGATGACTTACCCAGTTGGCTCTGGCGAACCATTGAAAGTCTTGGCAAGGAAGCCACTCCAGCATCCAGCTAA
- a CDS encoding monooxygenase, whose protein sequence is MQTILQIDFPFVGPFAEEMHQAMQALAESIIEEPGLIWKIWTENPSTQEAGGIYLFSDEQSAQNYLAMHSARLTASGVTDIRAKLFAVNAPLSQICQGPIQ, encoded by the coding sequence ATGCAAACTATACTGCAAATTGATTTTCCTTTTGTTGGCCCTTTTGCTGAGGAGATGCACCAAGCCATGCAGGCATTGGCGGAGTCAATCATTGAAGAGCCAGGCTTGATTTGGAAAATTTGGACTGAAAACCCTAGCACCCAAGAAGCCGGTGGAATTTACCTGTTTAGCGATGAACAATCAGCGCAGAACTACCTCGCGATGCACAGCGCGCGCCTCACTGCCAGCGGTGTTACTGATATTCGCGCCAAGCTTTTTGCAGTCAACGCCCCTCTTAGCCAGATTTGCCAAGGGCCGATCCAATGA
- a CDS encoding YajD family HNH nuclease, whose product MSTSKLDKILAQSYQERESGYRHKALKMYPHFCGRCSREFSGKGLSELTVHHRDHNHDNNPADGSNWELLCLYCHDNEHQRQVDLHYQKEELAGQKSPQQTFKGLAGLADLLKKQDPQ is encoded by the coding sequence ATGAGCACCAGTAAACTCGATAAAATACTCGCTCAATCCTACCAAGAGCGTGAAAGCGGTTATCGCCACAAAGCGTTAAAAATGTACCCGCACTTTTGTGGCCGCTGCAGCCGTGAATTTAGCGGCAAAGGCCTTAGCGAGTTGACCGTGCACCATCGCGATCACAACCATGATAACAACCCAGCAGACGGTTCGAACTGGGAGCTACTCTGCTTGTACTGCCACGATAACGAACACCAGCGCCAAGTCGATCTGCATTACCAAAAAGAAGAACTGGCTGGGCAAAAAAGCCCACAACAAACCTTTAAAGGCTTAGCTGGGTTGGCAGATTTACTGAAAAAACAAGACCCGCAATAG
- a CDS encoding DUF3015 family protein: protein MKKIIAGVILASASSFALANANGPAGCGLGSTVVFPDANKWYQHVMAATTNGTSGNQTFGMTSGTLGCESANGPLKSAQVFMDENMDQLAADAATGQGETLAALAEVMGVEAADKAAFNRAMQSNFDAVFSADATSSTAFEAMTAVMATDAELQKYLG from the coding sequence ATGAAAAAAATTATTGCAGGTGTAATCTTAGCTTCCGCATCCAGTTTTGCTTTGGCTAACGCGAATGGTCCAGCAGGCTGCGGACTGGGTTCAACAGTCGTTTTCCCTGATGCTAACAAGTGGTATCAGCATGTAATGGCAGCAACAACTAACGGTACTTCAGGTAACCAAACCTTCGGTATGACTTCTGGCACTTTAGGCTGCGAGTCTGCTAACGGCCCGTTAAAATCAGCACAAGTTTTTATGGATGAAAACATGGACCAACTGGCTGCGGATGCAGCTACCGGTCAAGGTGAAACTTTAGCAGCTCTGGCTGAAGTGATGGGTGTTGAAGCGGCAGATAAAGCAGCATTTAACCGTGCTATGCAGTCCAACTTCGACGCAGTATTTAGCGCTGATGCAACCTCATCGACAGCATTTGAAGCCATGACCGCAGTAATGGCAACCGATGCAGAGCTACAGAAATACTTAGGCTAA
- a CDS encoding DUF4105 domain-containing protein, which translates to MIARSLIASCLFFSYAASAQNANLPAPEQLESLAKSKQWAHLLHYRQHPFSGRYISQNDSPNFFLAKNGKSSLVDELQADLQAFLSTDLADNRSAQCQFPARYHWLKQQLPDLNFIDQPCSEFAQWRQQLDAEYLTLIFPASHINSPSSMYGHTLIRLDKKDPTSNKLLAHSVNFAANADPDDNELMFSWKGLTGGYPGVVSVLPYYAKTNEYSHMEYRDIWEYKLNLNKEEAEQFVRHTWETKDTFFDYFFFDENCSYRLLALLDASSERIDVTDDFTFTAMPVDTIRALQKRGLVDDTEYRPSAASEMEYKSQQVSPAVLQAARQLVEHSTDVQVPIGELSEQEKIQALELAYAYARYLAVQKRKANPQLRRRTIEILSARAKHSKSAGFAETPRPDYRDDQGHLSQRLQVKGGTTLSDTRSHSRPDHLGFIDLSYRAAFHDVMDPPQGFVPGSQIQMGHLSLRLWDGGAVRVQQFQLVDILSLSQQTYFQQPIAWSVSGGLDRFIGADAELYGYLHTGFGKAWLTSAGRFYGLAQAQLMADNQFHKGAQLSLGPRLGWLWQGQKIQAQLEGNWQGLSWLDKTKRTEIKANLGWRLATNAQVKLEAKSQHFKRNQHTSEQHEVGLALNWYY; encoded by the coding sequence ATGATAGCTAGGTCTTTAATTGCTAGCTGTTTGTTTTTTTCTTACGCTGCAAGCGCGCAAAACGCCAATTTACCTGCACCTGAGCAACTCGAGTCCTTAGCCAAAAGTAAACAGTGGGCGCACCTACTGCATTACCGCCAGCACCCTTTTTCCGGGCGTTATATCAGTCAGAACGACAGCCCTAACTTCTTCTTAGCTAAAAATGGCAAAAGCTCACTTGTAGACGAGTTGCAAGCTGACTTGCAAGCATTTCTAAGCACTGACTTAGCTGACAATAGGTCTGCGCAATGCCAATTCCCTGCGCGTTACCATTGGCTCAAACAGCAACTACCTGACCTCAATTTTATTGATCAACCCTGCTCGGAGTTTGCGCAATGGCGCCAGCAACTCGACGCTGAATACCTCACCCTCATCTTTCCAGCCTCACACATCAACTCGCCCTCCTCGATGTATGGCCACACCCTTATTCGCCTCGATAAAAAAGACCCCACGAGCAATAAGCTGCTTGCGCACAGCGTGAACTTTGCCGCCAATGCCGACCCCGATGACAATGAGCTGATGTTTTCTTGGAAAGGTTTAACCGGTGGTTACCCAGGCGTCGTATCGGTTCTGCCTTATTATGCGAAAACCAATGAATACTCGCATATGGAATACCGTGACATTTGGGAATATAAGCTCAATCTCAACAAAGAAGAAGCTGAGCAATTTGTCCGCCACACTTGGGAAACCAAAGATACTTTTTTTGATTATTTTTTCTTTGATGAAAACTGCTCATACCGTCTCTTAGCTTTATTAGACGCCAGCTCCGAGCGCATTGATGTCACCGATGACTTTACTTTCACCGCCATGCCCGTGGATACCATTCGTGCGCTACAAAAGCGTGGCTTAGTGGACGATACTGAGTACCGCCCGTCTGCTGCCAGCGAGATGGAATACAAAAGCCAGCAAGTCTCCCCAGCAGTTTTACAAGCAGCGCGTCAGCTGGTCGAACACTCTACAGATGTGCAAGTTCCCATAGGCGAACTGAGCGAGCAAGAAAAAATACAGGCCTTAGAGCTTGCTTATGCCTATGCGCGCTACTTAGCTGTGCAAAAAAGAAAAGCCAACCCGCAATTGCGCCGGCGCACCATCGAGATTTTATCTGCACGGGCTAAGCACTCTAAGAGTGCAGGTTTTGCCGAGACACCACGTCCAGATTATCGCGACGATCAAGGGCATTTAAGTCAGCGCCTGCAGGTAAAAGGCGGCACTACCCTTTCTGATACGCGTAGTCACTCCCGTCCCGATCACTTAGGCTTTATTGATCTAAGTTACCGTGCTGCTTTTCATGATGTGATGGATCCGCCGCAAGGTTTTGTGCCCGGTTCACAAATCCAAATGGGACACTTAAGTTTGCGGCTATGGGATGGTGGTGCAGTTAGAGTGCAGCAATTTCAACTGGTCGATATTTTATCACTCAGCCAGCAAACCTACTTTCAACAACCCATTGCCTGGTCAGTAAGCGGCGGCTTAGATCGTTTTATTGGTGCAGATGCAGAACTTTACGGCTATTTACATACTGGCTTTGGTAAAGCGTGGTTAACCTCCGCTGGACGTTTTTATGGCTTAGCACAAGCGCAGTTAATGGCAGATAATCAGTTTCATAAGGGCGCCCAATTGAGCCTTGGCCCGCGTCTAGGCTGGTTATGGCAAGGACAGAAAATCCAAGCGCAACTCGAAGGCAACTGGCAAGGTTTAAGCTGGCTGGATAAAACCAAACGCACAGAAATCAAAGCCAACTTGGGCTGGAGACTAGCCACCAACGCTCAAGTAAAGTTAGAAGCCAAGAGTCAGCACTTTAAGCGCAATCAACACACTAGCGAACAGCATGAGGTGGGACTTGCTCTCAATTGGTATTACTAA
- a CDS encoding alpha/beta hydrolase, with protein sequence MSKAIACLCVLALSGCTSLSTLFFYPQKTLISTPADAGLDYQDVWLTAADGTQLHAWWIPAQGSTPDSNNMVLYLHGNAENISSHSHSIYWLAKSGVSVLSLDYRGFGASQGRALLPDMLEDLTAAAAWMKNEYPDKDLIVLGQSIGTVLAINFAAQAPAQQHIKALILDAPLTAIGSAARSSLSGNLLGWLVWPFTVFIPNQWDSSKHIDKIDLPVLIMHSPTDSIIPYAQGKKLHSAWQQAYPAQQLCWLDSQGPHIMSFAFPELRKATLQFIEQPKCQPQTATENSTSLKR encoded by the coding sequence TTGTCTAAGGCCATCGCCTGTCTCTGCGTTTTAGCGCTAAGCGGCTGCACGTCTCTCTCAACTTTATTTTTCTATCCACAAAAGACTTTAATTTCCACCCCTGCTGACGCGGGACTCGACTATCAAGATGTTTGGTTAACTGCTGCTGACGGTACCCAGCTGCATGCATGGTGGATACCTGCGCAGGGCAGCACCCCAGACTCAAATAATATGGTGTTGTATTTACACGGCAATGCTGAAAACATTTCCAGCCATAGCCATAGCATTTACTGGCTCGCTAAAAGCGGGGTTAGCGTACTCTCGCTGGATTATCGCGGCTTTGGTGCCTCACAAGGGCGAGCTTTGTTGCCAGATATGCTGGAAGACCTTACAGCCGCAGCGGCATGGATGAAAAACGAATACCCAGACAAAGATCTAATCGTCCTTGGGCAAAGTATTGGCACAGTACTGGCCATTAATTTCGCTGCACAAGCGCCAGCTCAGCAACACATCAAAGCGTTGATTTTAGATGCACCATTAACAGCTATTGGCTCTGCCGCCCGCAGTAGCCTCAGCGGTAACCTCTTAGGTTGGCTGGTGTGGCCTTTCACAGTGTTTATTCCCAATCAGTGGGACTCAAGCAAACATATAGACAAAATCGATTTACCGGTGCTGATCATGCACAGCCCCACAGACAGCATCATTCCATATGCGCAGGGTAAAAAACTTCACAGCGCATGGCAGCAAGCCTACCCCGCTCAACAACTGTGCTGGCTAGATTCTCAAGGCCCGCATATTATGTCGTTCGCCTTCCCTGAGTTGAGAAAGGCCACTTTGCAGTTTATTGAACAGCCAAAGTGCCAGCCGCAAACCGCTACTGAAAACAGTACCAGCCTGAAGCGCTAG